In Spinacia oleracea cultivar Varoflay chromosome 5, BTI_SOV_V1, whole genome shotgun sequence, a single window of DNA contains:
- the LOC130461832 gene encoding uncharacterized protein: MNAYDSASIYKARSKQYHDAKIEKREFKEGAKVLLYNSGLKLFPGKLKSRWSGPFDVVRVFPHGAIEIRDDDSGSFKVNGHRLKHYFLGESIGSFASLDLKDPP, translated from the coding sequence ATGAATGCCTATGACTCGGCAAGCATCTACAAGGCGCGTTCTAAACAATATCATGACGCCAAGATTGAGAAGCGAGAGTTCAAGGAGGGGGCGAAGGTCCTCCTTTATAACTCTGGTTTGAAGCTGTTCCCGGGAAAACTAAAGTCCCGGTGGAGCGGTCCGTTCGATGTTGTTCGAGTTTTCCCCCATGGTGCTATCGAGATTCGGGATGACGATTCCGGGTCCTTCAAAGTGAATGGGCATCGGCTCAAACACTATTTCTTGGGAGAATCTATTGGATCTTTTGCTTCCTTGGATCTCAAGGACCCCCCATga